From the genome of Schaalia dentiphila ATCC 17982, one region includes:
- a CDS encoding FtsK/SpoIIIE family DNA translocase, giving the protein MAQSSPRSSSGKAPARPRAKGGSNKSAQAPQPEATQPGFLARFFSALGRAGVGAVRAWKATDSQVKRDAAAFVAVAAAIVIALREWFQVSGEAGDAIHHASAGLFGIFSVVLPLVLIALAVELVSARSGRSALPHHVAGGIGITAALTGLVHISRGNPAMGAEPGIEAAGGLLGWFVARPLALLLSGWGAGALMILLLAYSILLATRTAVAEVPARLRDLAAHLSGERPEGEAGTTDQAGGDPAKEARRRARKDLAAGDDAFLDEYDGDESFRKATDTESVGETRLLESGAIAAPAPAPTPAPRPRATTPDAPTEMLTQMRPAVAPAPVQVPAHVPEPEPEPEDAPAPPPITDEPEGAFQPNLDDSISYTLPSEDLLVSGPPHMTRSSVNDQVVAALGQVFADFNVDARVTGFSRGPTVTRYEVVLGAGVKVDKLTNLSKNIAYAVASADVRILAPIPGKSAIGIEIPNADRENVALGDVLRSAAARRNQHPLVVGVGKDVEGGYVVTNLAKTPHMLVAGQTGSGKSSFVNSMITSIMMRATPQQVRMILVDPKRVELTIYEGIPHLILPIITDAKKAAEALEWVVKEMDARYDDLSDYGFKHIDDFNKAVAAGQVQAKPGLERTLHPYPYLLVVVDELADLMMVAPRDVEASIQRITQLARAAGIHLVLATQRPSVDVVTGLIKANIPSRLAFATSSLTDSRTILDQPGAEKLIGQGDALYLPAGASKPMRVQGAWVSESEIHQIVSHVKSQMETHYRDDVVPEKKEAKVAEDIGDDLEDLLQAAELVVSTQLGSTSMLQRKLRVGFARAGRLMDLLESREIVGPSEGSKARQVLVTPEQLPEVLAMLRGESAGIAEPEPEPAPAPAPSAPEGAPSPASGAAAGAAGEAPASSPADAAPASGYEMGTASAGDSRGSGVDPYSGHNFGGSSPDWVDEEPEDNEDAWQLTGR; this is encoded by the coding sequence AGGCGACCGATTCGCAGGTCAAGCGTGATGCTGCGGCCTTCGTTGCAGTTGCCGCGGCCATCGTTATCGCGTTGCGCGAGTGGTTCCAGGTTTCCGGCGAGGCCGGGGATGCGATCCACCACGCCTCCGCCGGCCTGTTCGGCATCTTCTCGGTCGTCCTGCCCCTCGTCCTCATTGCCCTGGCCGTCGAGCTCGTCTCCGCGCGATCCGGGCGATCCGCGCTGCCCCACCACGTGGCAGGCGGCATCGGCATCACCGCAGCGCTCACCGGCCTGGTCCATATCTCGCGTGGAAATCCCGCGATGGGCGCCGAACCCGGCATTGAGGCGGCCGGTGGCCTGCTTGGCTGGTTCGTCGCACGCCCCCTCGCCCTGCTGCTGTCCGGCTGGGGTGCGGGTGCCCTCATGATCCTCCTCCTGGCCTACTCGATCCTGCTCGCCACGCGTACGGCCGTCGCCGAGGTTCCCGCGCGCCTGCGCGACCTCGCCGCCCACCTCAGCGGTGAGCGCCCCGAGGGTGAGGCTGGAACGACCGATCAAGCGGGTGGAGACCCAGCGAAGGAAGCGCGCCGCCGCGCACGCAAGGACCTCGCAGCGGGAGACGACGCCTTCCTCGACGAATACGACGGCGACGAGTCCTTCCGCAAGGCGACCGACACGGAATCCGTGGGGGAGACCCGCCTCCTGGAATCCGGTGCCATCGCGGCCCCCGCGCCCGCCCCAACTCCCGCGCCCCGGCCTCGTGCCACGACGCCCGACGCGCCCACCGAGATGCTCACCCAGATGCGTCCCGCCGTGGCCCCCGCGCCCGTCCAGGTGCCCGCGCACGTGCCCGAACCCGAACCGGAGCCCGAGGATGCGCCGGCGCCCCCGCCGATCACCGACGAGCCCGAGGGGGCCTTCCAGCCCAACCTCGACGACTCGATCAGCTACACGCTGCCGTCGGAGGACCTCCTTGTCTCCGGCCCGCCCCACATGACCCGATCCTCCGTCAACGACCAGGTCGTCGCGGCCCTGGGGCAGGTCTTCGCGGACTTCAACGTCGACGCGCGCGTCACCGGCTTCTCCCGAGGCCCGACAGTCACCCGCTACGAGGTCGTCCTCGGTGCCGGCGTGAAGGTCGACAAGCTCACCAACCTGTCGAAGAACATCGCTTACGCGGTGGCCTCCGCCGACGTGCGTATCCTCGCGCCGATCCCCGGCAAGAGCGCGATCGGCATCGAGATCCCCAACGCCGACCGCGAAAACGTGGCCCTCGGCGACGTCCTGCGCTCCGCAGCCGCACGCCGCAACCAGCACCCGCTCGTCGTCGGCGTCGGCAAGGACGTCGAAGGCGGCTACGTCGTCACCAACCTGGCCAAGACCCCGCACATGCTGGTGGCCGGCCAGACCGGTTCCGGTAAGTCCTCCTTCGTCAACTCCATGATCACGTCGATCATGATGCGTGCGACGCCCCAGCAGGTGCGCATGATCCTCGTTGACCCCAAGCGTGTGGAACTCACGATCTACGAGGGCATCCCGCACCTTATCTTGCCCATCATCACCGACGCCAAGAAGGCCGCCGAGGCCCTCGAATGGGTCGTCAAGGAGATGGACGCGCGCTACGACGACCTGTCGGACTACGGCTTCAAGCACATCGACGACTTCAACAAGGCGGTGGCCGCCGGACAAGTCCAGGCCAAGCCCGGGCTGGAGCGCACGCTGCACCCCTACCCGTACCTGCTCGTGGTCGTCGACGAGCTCGCCGACCTCATGATGGTCGCCCCGCGCGACGTCGAGGCGTCGATTCAGCGCATCACGCAGCTGGCGCGCGCCGCCGGCATCCACCTGGTGCTGGCCACGCAGCGCCCCTCCGTCGACGTCGTCACCGGCCTCATCAAGGCCAACATCCCCTCGCGCCTCGCGTTCGCGACCTCCTCGCTGACCGACTCGCGCACGATCCTCGACCAGCCCGGCGCCGAAAAGCTCATCGGCCAGGGTGACGCGCTCTATTTGCCCGCAGGTGCCTCCAAGCCCATGCGTGTCCAGGGCGCCTGGGTCTCCGAATCCGAGATCCACCAGATCGTCTCCCACGTCAAGAGCCAGATGGAGACGCACTACCGCGACGACGTCGTGCCCGAAAAGAAGGAAGCCAAGGTCGCAGAAGACATTGGAGACGATCTCGAAGACCTGCTGCAGGCCGCCGAGCTTGTCGTCTCCACCCAGCTCGGCTCCACCTCGATGCTCCAGCGCAAGCTGCGCGTCGGCTTCGCCCGCGCCGGTCGCCTCATGGACCTGCTCGAGTCGCGCGAAATCGTCGGCCCCTCCGAAGGGTCCAAGGCGCGCCAGGTGCTCGTCACCCCCGAGCAGCTGCCCGAGGTTCTCGCCATGCTGCGCGGAGAGTCCGCCGGCATTGCCGAGCCAGAGCCTGAGCCCGCCCCTGCGCCCGCTCCGTCCGCTCCCGAGGGGGCGCCCAGCCCGGCCAGCGGCGCCGCCGCGGGTGCTGCGGGGGAGGCTCCTGCCTCGTCCCCGGCCGATGCAGCTCCCGCTTCCGGTTACGAAATGGGCACGGCATCCGCCGGCGATTCGCGCGGCAGTGGGGTTGACCCGTACTCTGGTCATAACTTTGGTGGGTCCTCTCCCGACTGGGTCGACGAGGAGCCTGAGGATAACGAGGACGCTTGGCAGCTCACGGGCCGCTGA
- the pgsA gene encoding CDP-diacylglycerol--glycerol-3-phosphate 3-phosphatidyltransferase, which produces MSENVSRVQRGSKVPVVNLPNALTVVRLVLVPVFVVLGLQSASWTALWAAFVVFAVAAITDRFDGKLARSWGQITDFGRIADPIADKALTLCGFALLSYQGYLPWWVTILIAVRELGITAMRAFFLRRGVVVSANQAGKLKTFMQMVALGALLIPWAHFKHINDGNEWWVILLIRLGQIFAGVALALTLYSGFMYVIDGVRLMRGASAGEAVADSRDNDAPEESAPSRRGTAGQHAQS; this is translated from the coding sequence ATGAGCGAGAACGTGTCGCGCGTGCAGCGAGGCAGCAAGGTTCCCGTGGTGAACCTGCCCAACGCGCTGACCGTTGTACGTCTGGTCCTCGTTCCAGTGTTCGTGGTCCTGGGCCTGCAAAGCGCGTCGTGGACCGCGCTGTGGGCGGCATTCGTCGTCTTCGCGGTCGCCGCGATCACGGACCGCTTCGACGGGAAACTCGCGCGCTCCTGGGGGCAGATCACCGACTTCGGTCGCATCGCCGACCCTATCGCCGACAAGGCCCTGACCCTGTGCGGCTTCGCCCTGCTGTCCTACCAGGGGTATCTGCCCTGGTGGGTGACGATCCTCATCGCCGTGCGCGAGCTGGGTATCACCGCGATGCGTGCCTTTTTCCTGCGCCGCGGAGTCGTCGTGTCTGCCAACCAGGCGGGCAAGCTCAAGACCTTCATGCAGATGGTGGCCCTGGGGGCCCTGCTGATCCCGTGGGCGCACTTCAAGCACATCAATGACGGCAATGAGTGGTGGGTTATCCTTCTCATTCGCCTCGGGCAGATTTTCGCGGGCGTTGCGCTCGCGCTGACGCTCTACTCGGGCTTCATGTACGTCATCGACGGCGTGCGCCTCATGCGCGGGGCGAGCGCTGGCGAGGCCGTGGCGGACTCGCGCGACAATGATGCTCCGGAGGAGTCTGCGCCGTCACGCCGGGGCACTGCGGGCCAGCATGCCCAAAGTTGA
- a CDS encoding helix-turn-helix domain-containing protein, protein MEKTLSETPLLRSELGDVLRGIRQRQGRTLREVSSEAQVSLGYLSEVERGQKEASSELLEAITSALRVPLWFVLREVSERMAIIDGAVIPDAVPDDIVPVTLIS, encoded by the coding sequence ATGGAAAAGACACTGAGCGAAACCCCGCTGCTGCGCAGCGAACTGGGCGATGTCCTGCGCGGCATCCGCCAGCGCCAGGGTCGAACCCTGCGCGAAGTCTCTTCGGAGGCCCAGGTCTCCCTCGGCTACCTGTCCGAGGTTGAGCGCGGCCAGAAGGAGGCCTCGTCGGAGCTGCTTGAGGCGATCACCTCGGCTCTGCGCGTGCCGCTGTGGTTCGTGCTTCGCGAGGTTTCCGAGCGCATGGCGATCATCGATGGTGCGGTCATTCCTGACGCGGTGCCCGATGATATCGTGCCCGTCACGCTGATTTCCTGA
- a CDS encoding DUF3046 domain-containing protein, giving the protein MKHSEFYEAVEATFGSALGRSYVSDLYLASLGATARDALSSGANPDAVWATLCEETGREDARWIHRVDPRERRR; this is encoded by the coding sequence GTGAAGCACTCTGAGTTTTACGAGGCGGTCGAGGCGACCTTCGGGTCGGCCCTCGGCCGCTCGTATGTCTCCGACCTCTATCTGGCCTCGCTGGGGGCGACCGCGCGCGATGCGCTGTCCTCCGGCGCGAATCCTGACGCGGTCTGGGCGACCCTGTGCGAGGAAACCGGGCGCGAGGATGCACGCTGGATTCATCGCGTGGATCCGCGTGAGCGGAGGCGCTGA